A stretch of DNA from Oryza brachyantha chromosome 4, ObraRS2, whole genome shotgun sequence:
ATTGAGTCACTGTACGTATGACTTTAAAgtcacaaacatatatatcaacattaTTATTGGTCCGTATATATGTTGGTGACCGGGACTGATATGTTGGAAGCAGTAGCCCAAGGATCAAATGTGTGTTCTGTAATGGGTGATAATACATATGCAGGTATATCATCTATCCGTATTTAAATGGGAACTCTAGGAGCTTATGTTAATCAAGAAAAATCTGACACTTGGAAGGATTTAGATccaagtttaatagtagatGGTCAACGTGTCATGTCATGCAAGCAAAGAATtgatcatgtaaaaaaaaactgaaggaTAAATTAAGTCAATAGATGGTCCACGAAAAATTAATGCAGTACTAAGGAAGCGAGCAATTAATAAACACATTGGATTGTCCtcgcaaaagaaaattatcaaGTGCGTTGCGGGGATAACCTGTACTGCTTCCATCTACTAGCTAGGTACTGTTACATTGTACAGTACTTGTGaacctcaaagaaaagaattAACTAGTCTTGTAGTACATGTGCAATGCCAATGCCAGCGCGGTGCGGTTCAGATTTTGCTTCCCTACCTGTGTCAATGAAAAGAGTTGCAACTTGCATTCTTCCTCTGTGGAGGTCATTTTTCTTCCTAcgagatttttatatttactagATTGTCTGGTTAagaatataattaattcaattaaatactagaaaattaacattttatttaaaaaagatcatataaaaagcttttatatatatatatatataaatttatacgtaAACCGTAAGTTTTAGGAGCTTGAGAAATGTGTCTACAAGAATCATAATCGTCTAATTTGAaaaccttttgttttctccttttATCTTGCCATCATCGATCACTGTCCCTGTTAATTTAGAGACAATTATGCTATTTATTTTGTCTATATATACTAACgaatttatcattttaaatttaagtacaGTAAGTACTTATACCAATACTTAAATACTGTCCTCTATATACATTAACTTTCACTAAAGACCATTAAATCTTtgcctttttaaaaatactaattttaaagaaatattacTAATGAAATTAGTTGTACGCATGCGTGTAGCGACTAGCAGGCGGGGGGAGGAAAGGTATACGTGGGCAGAATGCAACTGCAACAATAATTCTATTCCCCTTTCTTTTGGTTGATGCCGTGCTACGCTATCCTAGCCTTGCCATCACGACATTGCTTGCTAGGCTGGGAGAACCAAGAATTATTTTCCCTGTCCATGCATCCTGTGCAGTCACGGTGTAAATGCCAGTTAAGGCCTGGTTTAGATTTTAgattgcaaaaatattttacaaaaacatcacattaaatttttgacacttatttaaaatattaaacatagtcttaTTACAAAAcgcatggaaaccgcgagacgaatcttttgagtctaattaattcgtcattagcacatattggttactatagcacttatggctaatcacgtcctaattaggctcaaaagattcgtctcacgattttcccataactatgtaattagttttaatgtttatgtatatttaatgttttattttagtgcctaaagattcgatgtgatgtttttgggaaaaataatttggaactaaacagaccTAAGTAGCtggattttatatttctagcacctttttaatatttatttttaaaataaaaaatttcataactATATTGTTTGACCATGCTAGATTCACTGGAGTAGCAAGGGTCTAGCTAGAACAGCGTACACCGCATGGTCAAAAACACCGTTACACCAATAAATTGTAATGTGATAGTCTTATATTGTCACGCTAGGCAGGATAAAGGTAAATAGAagtgtaaattttgaaaataagttttagaatgatttttttagaaataaatattttaaaggtataaataaaaaatgcaaataaCGGGAAGGTTTCATCgctgttttttaaattaagataagggaccttttgtttttattaaattaaaagttcAATGAAAACATTCTCAGCCACTGCCTAATTAACATGTAAATACATCGACACACACGAGTTTATTAAACTAGGGAGCACCAGTATTCAGATTAGACTGACATATCTCTAGATAAAACACGCTGATACGATCAAATCCTGTGAACCAGCCCCATATACGATGGCAATATATAGTATTGGACCAAACGAATCAACGGAAGAGAAGTACTATGCTACAATGTCTCTATAATGTAAATGCTATGGTTAAATCTACAATCAAACGGTTGATGGAAATATCACTCCTTCGGATAAACACGACAACCCTTCATCGACCCTTCATCGACTATTCAAGGTCTAATTACTAGAGCTCACACGCAACGATTGAATTTTACAAGTGAGTTTGTTCCTAAGTTTTTGTTGGTGTGATTTTGAGAATATGTTGCTACCTAATGATTATATAATGATTAGGAACAATTGAGAGGACAAAGAGACACTTAGGAACTTAGAGGTGTGGAGAATCAGTGAGGACGTCCAAATCAAGATGGACACCAAACCAAGTTGACTTCGAGTACAATTTATAGTCTAGGATCAGTTTGTACTAAAACAAACGTTCAAGTCGGATACGAACTTAGATTAGGGTGTTCTTTATATAGATGAAAAGCTAAGAAGATAACGTTTCCAATAGTTCTAGTCCCACATCCAAATTCATTACGAGTCAACGGGAATCGTTCAAACAAGTtaacattcaaaatttgtgACGGTAGTACTGCGTCACTGAATTTTGGGTCTTTAGGTCATGTATTGTGTTGGGGTCCATTAGGGTTGCTTCATGGGATGTCGTACGACCGTGAACTCCATATATTAGCAGCCATCGTCAttgttagggtttaggttttTCTTAGATTAATCTGTTTAGAACAGTTTTGTCGTTCGTTCGGTTTATGAGACCCTAACTTGtaagtttaatcattcatctataatttaattgcattctttcttgttcttgtttatgTTCTTTGATTCACAAGTAAGGATTAGCCTTCTCGGCGGTCAACCGGGTTTGAACATGGTTGATAGGCAGAGTAGACGTGGTGCTGCGATTGTGGGGCTCAATAGTGACGTATCCAGGATTTTTATTTGGGTGGTCCaacttacatattttttaattgtcacatacaatatatatatatataaataatagaagtatagaaataatcaaatatgtattttgtatatgttaataaataataatgttcttatatatatatatatttacttaaGTTGAGAATTTTTTGGGTGGTCTTGGGACCACAATCTGTCTTTGCCCCTGGGGTTGAAGGGCATGTTTGTTCAAAAGTCGGATGGAGTTGTGTCGCGACTTCACCAAATCGAAAGATTATCGGAACCTATCGATCGGGAACCTTAGAGCACATCAATAATAACATGTTTGGTTAGTGGATCGGAAGATCGAGAACCTTAGTGCACATCAATAATAACATGTGTTTGGTTAGGTGGATAGAGATATTAGAACCAGCGTTTGGTTCGCAAGCAAGTGATAAACAATATGACAATCTAGGATCTATCAAAATTGATAGGATCAAGCAATAAGATGAAcgtttaaacataaaaaataaaaataaaagttaatgatatcgtataaaaaatatatttcagcGTTGACTTTTGAGGAGAAATTTTGTGTGTGGTGGCAAGACAAAATATGCAGATCATAAACATAAAGGCAGCTGGGCATGTGCTTGGTTGGTTCCATTTCCGGCGTGGCGGTGAAGAGCTGCGCCTTCGCTGGTCTGAAACCCTTGACCTGATCGACGAATCCGTGGGTCAGGCCTTGACCTTGTACTACGCGTTAGCCTGTCACCCACTACCACTCACTCCCTAGCAAACGATTTTGACTATttgccatccatccatccatccttcCTTCCTCTCAAGATGTGTATTCTCCAATgccctatttttttaattaatgattttgattatttaacGTTCGGGTCCACTGTATTTTCTccctttttgccacttttaatTGCCATCTTAGCAAATTGagagaaaatggaaaaaagtAGGAGACAATTTTATTGGGTTTGAAAAGGTGAAGAGCATTATGTACCCTCATCTTCTCACTTAAGTCaatgtttataatataaaatttaaacttacgaACTtcaattttgagttgattttaagattttttgttgtagttttattttccaatatgtgtttttagatcactaaaaacacatataacattttttatgcataaattattttttaattcttaatAAACGcctttgcttatgtttatgaacAACAAAACAATGAGGCTACTGatctctatttttatttgtataggTATATAAGtcaggataaaaataaaattattttgggattGAGTGAGCGAGTAGTCCACCGCCTTGCATCCAATGAGAGAGATCAAGGtccgtttagtttttttaaaaaaaacatcacctcAAATCTTTTAGACATGTAAATAgattattaaacatagataaaaaactaattatacaattaaagagaaatcatgagatgaatctttcgagactaattagttcatgattaatcataagtgctacggtaatctatagctaatgatagattaactagactcaaaagatttgtcccACGATTTCCAGATGcgctatgaaatttattttcctatttatGTCCGAAAATCTATTTCGACATCTGATCGACCGTCCAACATAACATCaaaaaatttccttttttgcGAAGGCCTTCCTCTCCCTAgttagttttttctaaattttttgaaatagttATCCCGACTTCCCTAGTTAGTTACTATTGAAGCAAATTATTTGGCAGTATTACAACAACGTGTGTTCATATATTTACCTCTcctcgtgtgtgtgtgtaacTAAGAACAGTTGAGGTTTGTTTTGGTCGACGGCGACCGTCATCGTTTGCTGTACGTAACGTAAGCTTCCTTCCGCATTCGCATTCGCCATCACCATCGCCGGCCAAACAAAACGAAACAAGCAGCACAGACCGACCCaactttcttcttcttcttcttcttgtggAGTAGGAGTAGTTTGGCATCGTGGTACATATACATCCGCCATTCGCGCCGTGATTGCTCCTCTGCACTGCACTTTTGATTCCCATTTCTTCAGTTCAGTTCAATTCAATTCCACCAGACCCAGACCAGACAGGCTGCGGAGGAGAGGAGCCTTGTTGCTATTCGATTCGATTCGCCAAATTTATTCCTCTACCTTTCCATTTCATACATCTctatatagatagatagcCATTCCAATTTCCATAGCGaagcagaagaagaaggaatTGGATGGCGTCCATCCGGCGGCCGCACTCGCCggccaagcagcagcagcacctgctccgccaccaccaccccttcgcctcctcctccccgccctcctcgccgctccgccattcctcctcctcttcttctccaagGCACCAGCACCACCCACaccccttcctcttcttctcccgccgccctctcccgcgcttcgccgccttcttcctcctcggatccttcctcggcctcctccacTTCCTCTCCCACCTACCTCTCCgcccccacctcctccccaACCCATCCTCCTCTACTTCCTCTTCGTCTccatcccaccaccaccaccaccagcagctgTACCGGCAGCCGCCGCGATCCGGTGCTGATGCCGACAAGCTGCTCATCGTCGTCAcgcccacgcgcgcgcgcccctCGCAGGCATACTACCTCAGCAGGATGGGCCACACGCTGCGCCTCCTCGACGCGCCCGTCCTCTGGCTCGTCGTCCAGGCCGGCAACCCCACccccgaggccgccgccgccctccgccgcaccgccgTCATGCACCGGTACGTCGGCTGCTGCCACAACCTCAATGCCTCCGCCCTCGACTACCGCCCCCACCAGATGAACGCCGGGCTCGAGGTCGTCGAGAACCACCGCCTCGACGGCATCGTTTActtcgccgacgaggagggcgTCTACTCCCTCCACCTCTTCGACCAACTCCGCCAGATCAGGTACCCGCAACGCAATACAGATTCAGATTCATTTCCAAACAAAAGCTGCAATCTTTCCAAACATCTGTGGATCCGACTCCCCAGTTCCAATAGTACTAGTAATTTGcatataccaaaaaaaaaatccccaaattTTACAGTACAGGGCAGGTTAAAGATCCATACTTTTAGCTATTGCTACTTGTTAGTAGGGGTGAAAACGGGACGGATATTACCCGTCCGCCCACCCGACCGAATTAATTTGGAACAAATTCGGTCACCAAATCGGATATCCGGAAGATAATACGGATTTTGGGTCAGGTTCGGGTATCTTTTTCTCGGATACAAATACGGGTTCAGGAACATGGTATCTGACGGATACGGGTtacccggcaaaaaaaaataggtacTACCCGGTTAAATATCCGGATATGACCCGGATAGTTATAGCCCATCAAAAGCCCATGTTACATTTACATACGATTAAAGCCCAGtaacaagaaaatattattctaaGTGTTCCATATACATGTAcattaactttatttatacttcttgttcatatatactaacatactaatgatataatttaatgaatCAATTATATTTCCTTACGAGCTTTGCTAACGCTAGCTGTTACTTCCATgatatagttgtatttaagATTTATGGAATagttaaatagctattatatatgtgatatatatagtcGTATTCGACCTGATcccgaaaagaaaatatgggttAGGATACGGAAATGATGCTATCCGACCGTATCTGATCCGGTTTCACCCCTACTAACATAGGAGTACATCTGAACACGACTCTTGCCTTATTAGACAGATAGCAGCAGTAAGTACCGAATTATCAT
This window harbors:
- the LOC102708143 gene encoding probable glucuronosyltransferase Os04g0103100, with protein sequence MASIRRPHSPAKQQQHLLRHHHPFASSSPPSSPLRHSSSSSSPRHQHHPHPFLFFSRRPLPRFAAFFLLGSFLGLLHFLSHLPLRPHLLPNPSSSTSSSSPSHHHHHQQLYRQPPRSGADADKLLIVVTPTRARPSQAYYLSRMGHTLRLLDAPVLWLVVQAGNPTPEAAAALRRTAVMHRYVGCCHNLNASALDYRPHQMNAGLEVVENHRLDGIVYFADEEGVYSLHLFDQLRQIRRFGTWPVPVIPQGTNEVVLQGPVCKQSQVVGWHTSEDSNKLRRFHVAISGFAFNSTMLWDPKLRSHLAWNSIRHPESVKESLQGSTFVEQLVEDESQMEGIPADCSQIMNWHVPFGSESVVYPKGWRVATDLDVIIPLK